The following proteins come from a genomic window of Nicotiana tomentosiformis chromosome 12, ASM39032v3, whole genome shotgun sequence:
- the LOC138902924 gene encoding uncharacterized protein — MVLRQYDWVEHFHNSSQATYQSHVSIGKAKAQKVQARYESEDKRGGHQANQSQGKLAKWQILLGEFDIIYVAQKAVKGQALADHLAENPVVGEYKLLNTYFPDEEVSFVGEDITKAYDGWRMFFDGVENFKGVGIRAILVLETGQHYPISSKLRFPCTNNMAEYEAYILGLKLAVDMNVRELMVIRDFDLLVHQVLGEWTAKNSKILPYLHCVQELIKRFTKIEFRHVPRIQNEFVDALATLSSMIQHPEKHFIDPIPIGIPKQPAYCAQVEEEFDENPWFHDIKEYLEKGEYLENATHT; from the exons ATGGTCCTACGGCAATATGACTGGGTTGAGCACTTCCATaatagctcacaagctacctaccaatcccatgtgtccatCGGTAAAGcaaaagctcagaaagttcaagccagatatgagtctgaagataaaagaggaggtcaccaagcaaatcaaagccaag gtaagttagcaaagtggcagatattgctaggtgagtttgacatcatctatgtagcTCAGAAGGCTGTCAAGGGGCAAGCATTGGCCGATCACTTGGCGGAGAATCCCGTAGTCGGAGAATACAAACTACTGAAcacgtattttcccgatgaggagGTGTCATTTGTAGGTGAAGATATTACCAAAGCATACGATGggtggaggatgttcttcgacggagtaGAAAACTTCAAGGGAGTGGGCATCAGAGCTATCTTAGTattagaaaccggtcaacattacCCGATATCctcaaaactcaggtttccatgcaccaacaatatggcagaatacgaggcCTACATCTTGGGACTCAAGTTGGCCGTTGACATGAACGTTCGGGAGTTAATGGTAATCAGAGATTTTGATCTATTGGTACACCAGGTACTAGGAGAATGGACTGCTAAGAACTctaaaatattgccatacttgcactgtgtacaagagttgatcaagaggttcacaaagatagaattcagacatgttccaaggattcagaatgagttcgTAGATGCATTagctaccttgtcttccatgatacaacatccagaaaAGCATTTCATCGaccctatcccaataggaattcctaagcagccagcttattgtgctcaagttgaagaagagttcgacgaaaatccatggttccacgacatcaaggaatactTGGAAAAGGGAGAATACCTAGAGAATGCTACTCACACTTAG